A stretch of the Synergistaceae bacterium genome encodes the following:
- a CDS encoding cache domain-containing protein, giving the protein MKKFTLKAVLIILALAPMTLAVTAVALITSNVVARNLKQDTKEELILAAKALREYYEYDIVNGYDLVDGFIRYDTSYIDKMKAAGVDLTLFRENIRFMTTITDANGKRIEGTPASNAVWEAVKAGNDYYSDSVKINGLDYHVYYTPIKYGAKVYGMAFSGKPATQIQSAVMNIYILILSVSAGLILFFGAIAYAVAKRVAEPLKEVTARIETLLDVNNDDEIETVSKISETSQLITAAGNISRVIREAVVKIQESAFSLAETVKSTSDMAGEASESASQISEAMKGLAQSAVTIAGSVHGISTNLDEMDTVTAQAVKNVDTLSRSSGTMDTANISAHESIDDAARSFSHASESIATISEKIRETHDAIEKINEAVNIISDIASQTNLLSLNASIEAAKAGEAGKGFGVVAGEIKKLAERSNESAEQIHDIVVEVEGLSAESVKAALEMKNLIDNERGKLLAAQEKFKALDAEIKISLQEIGEVSEVISRLEGIKNTILEEVNSLAATSEETSATNEEVAASVGDIADNVKKVADDTETMNKLADDLSEAVESFR; this is encoded by the coding sequence ATGAAGAAATTTACGCTCAAAGCAGTACTCATTATTCTTGCGCTCGCCCCTATGACCCTCGCCGTAACAGCCGTAGCCCTCATCACATCGAACGTAGTCGCCCGAAACCTGAAGCAGGACACGAAAGAAGAGCTTATACTCGCCGCAAAAGCACTCAGGGAGTATTACGAGTATGACATAGTGAACGGCTATGACCTCGTTGACGGCTTCATACGCTACGACACAAGCTACATCGACAAAATGAAAGCCGCAGGAGTCGACCTGACACTATTCCGCGAAAATATCCGATTCATGACGACAATCACAGACGCAAACGGCAAACGCATTGAGGGGACTCCCGCGTCAAATGCCGTGTGGGAGGCCGTAAAAGCCGGGAATGATTATTATTCCGACAGCGTGAAGATCAACGGCCTAGATTATCACGTCTACTATACCCCGATAAAGTACGGCGCGAAAGTCTACGGCATGGCCTTTTCCGGCAAGCCCGCGACACAAATTCAGTCAGCCGTAATGAATATATACATCCTGATTCTGTCAGTCAGCGCGGGATTGATATTATTTTTCGGGGCAATCGCTTACGCTGTCGCAAAAAGAGTCGCAGAGCCGCTGAAGGAAGTTACAGCACGGATTGAAACACTGCTTGACGTGAATAATGATGACGAAATAGAGACGGTCAGCAAAATTTCTGAGACCTCTCAGCTAATCACAGCCGCCGGAAATATCAGCAGGGTAATCCGTGAAGCTGTCGTGAAAATTCAGGAGTCGGCGTTCTCTCTCGCTGAGACCGTGAAATCTACATCGGACATGGCCGGGGAAGCGTCAGAGTCAGCGTCCCAAATATCAGAAGCCATGAAGGGACTCGCGCAGTCAGCCGTAACAATCGCCGGAAGCGTACACGGGATAAGCACAAATCTTGACGAGATGGACACCGTTACAGCACAGGCCGTGAAGAATGTCGACACCCTCAGCAGAAGCTCCGGGACAATGGACACCGCTAACATTTCGGCGCACGAAAGCATTGATGACGCGGCGCGGTCTTTCTCTCACGCCTCAGAGTCTATCGCCACAATCAGCGAGAAGATTCGCGAGACACATGACGCAATCGAGAAAATCAACGAGGCCGTGAACATAATCTCCGACATTGCCTCGCAGACTAATTTACTGTCGCTTAATGCCAGCATTGAGGCCGCCAAAGCAGGCGAGGCGGGAAAAGGATTTGGGGTTGTCGCCGGGGAAATCAAGAAACTTGCGGAACGTTCAAACGAGTCAGCCGAACAGATTCATGATATTGTCGTTGAGGTTGAAGGATTATCGGCTGAAAGCGTGAAAGCCGCGCTCGAAATGAAGAACCTTATCGACAACGAACGCGGGAAACTTCTTGCGGCTCAGGAGAAATTCAAAGCTCTTGACGCGGAAATCAAAATATCGCTTCAGGAAATCGGCGAGGTGTCAGAAGTGATTTCACGGCTTGAGGGCATAAAGAATACGATTCTTGAGGAAGTCAACAGTCTTGCGGCAACGTCAGAAGAGACTTCAGCCACAAATGAGGAAGTCGCCGCGTCTGTAGGAGACATTGCCGACAATGTGAAGAAAGTCGCCGATGACACAGAGACAATGAATAAACTTGCAGACGATTTATCAGAGGCAGTAGAATCTTTCAGGTAG
- a CDS encoding DUF1311 domain-containing protein — MKKFLLSLAVLFLMSSNAFALSDSEYRKMMKDSDFAEADKELSQAWNEAKKLPAKFFEHLQAEQREWISHGRDKRAESLMKADRTLTRTQAYAQETSSRVEAINSAIDAANLTPEKLADGFFICNDGGKYTELSITFEGETLTADFTDNDGNTIWKAGGKISGNVLTLSGEKGSASVTFWNMSYPVVAGDKSLRDSGINVDGKYHERVTAF; from the coding sequence ATGAAAAAATTTCTGTTATCACTGGCAGTATTGTTCCTCATGTCGTCAAACGCATTTGCCCTCAGCGACTCGGAGTACAGAAAAATGATGAAGGACTCCGATTTTGCCGAGGCAGACAAGGAACTATCGCAGGCATGGAACGAGGCAAAGAAGCTCCCCGCCAAATTCTTTGAACATTTGCAGGCGGAACAGCGCGAATGGATTTCACACGGACGCGACAAAAGAGCGGAGTCCCTCATGAAGGCCGATAGAACTCTCACGCGGACTCAGGCTTACGCGCAGGAGACAAGCTCACGGGTTGAGGCCATAAACAGCGCAATAGACGCGGCAAATCTCACGCCCGAAAAATTAGCGGACGGCTTTTTCATCTGCAATGACGGCGGGAAATACACCGAGCTGTCAATCACGTTTGAGGGGGAAACTCTCACGGCTGATTTCACCGACAATGACGGAAATACCATCTGGAAAGCTGGCGGCAAAATCTCCGGGAACGTCCTCACATTGTCAGGCGAAAAGGGAAGCGCGTCCGTAACTTTCTGGAACATGAGCTATCCTGTTGTCGCAGGCGATAAGAGTCTCAGGGACAGCGGGATTAATGTTGACGGGAAATATCATGAGCGTGTTACGGCATTCTGA